The Scomber japonicus isolate fScoJap1 chromosome 9, fScoJap1.pri, whole genome shotgun sequence genome includes a region encoding these proteins:
- the unga gene encoding uracil DNA glycosylase a codes for MFLLRCPRFLKPVSPSVAHFSPVLYFAQYTKIVQKKQKSSAVEPEPRRAAPLSPEQLDRIASNKRAALERLASAQTPPGFGESWRKGLSAEFGKPYFKTLMDFVAAERKRHTVYPPAEHVFTWSQMCDVKDVKVVILGQDPYHGPNQAHGLCFSVKRPVRPPPSLENMYKELVSDIEGFEHPGHGDLTGWAKQGVLLLNAVLTVQAHQANSHKDKGWETFTDAVVHWLSNNLEGLVFMLWGSYAQKKGAAIDRKRHHVLQAVHPSPLSAHRGFFGCRHFSKANELLKKSGKSPVNWKAL; via the exons ATGTTTCTACTACGCTGTCCACGCTTTCTGAAGCCAGTTTCACCCTCAGTTGCGCACTTCTCAcctgttttgtattttgctCAATACACTAAAATTgtgcagaagaagcagaagtcCTCGGCGGTGGAGCCAGAGCCGCGCAGAGCTGCTCCTCTGTCCCCGGAGCAGCTGGACAGGATCGCCAGTAACAAGAGAGCCGCGCTGGAGAGGCTCGCTTCCGCTCAGACACCTCCTGGTTTCGGGGAGAGCTGGAGAAAAGGACTGTCCGCTGAGTTTGGAAAGCCGTATTTCAAAACG CTGATGGATTTTGTTGCTGCAGAGCGGAAACGCCACACAGTCTACCCACCTGCTGAACATGTCTTCACCTGGAGTCAGATGTGTGACGTCAAAGAT GTCAAAGTGGTGATTCTTGGCCAGGATCCGTATCATGGTCCTAACCAAGCACATGGATTGTGCTTCAGTGTCAAAAGACCAGTGCGTCCCCCACCCAG TTTGGAGAACATGTACAAAGAACTGGTCTCAGACATTGAAGGTTTTGAGCACCCTGGACACGGAGATCTGACTGGATGGGCCAAACAAG GTGTGTTACTGCTCAATGCTGTGCTGACAGTTCAAGCTCACCAGGCTAACTCCCACAAAGACAAAGGCTGGGAGACCTTCACAGACGCTGTGGTGCATTGGCTCAGCAACAACCTGGAAGGCCTCGTCTTCATGCTATGGGGATCATATGCTCAGAAGAAAGGAGCTGCAATTGATAGG AAACGCCACCACGTCCTGCAGGCCGTGCATCCTTCTCCTTTGTCAGCTCATCGTGGGTTCTTTGGGTGCAGGCATTTCTCAAAGGCCAATGAGCTGCTAAAGAAATCTGGAAAGTCTCCCGTGAACTGGAAGGCACTTTAA
- the pxmp2 gene encoding peroxisomal membrane protein 2 — MTSAEDFGRVPFQLRPSSVFWSGDVCAVGEVTMPVESLPVCDAPLHFRVLQQYLLLLRKYPILTKSVTSGILSALGNLLSQIVEARKKAKKGGPASEIDAAGAARYAIYGLLITGPVSHYFYQLMEVWMPTTDPYCVVKRLLLDRLFFAPGFLLLFYFVMNILEAKGWEDFEKKMRRSYWTALKMNWKVWTPFQFININFVPVQFRVLFANVIALFWYAYLASVRK, encoded by the exons ATGACGTCAGCGGAAGACTTTGGCAGAGTCCCTTTTCAACTTCGCCCCTCGTCTGTTTTTTGGAGTGGTGATGTTTGTGCTGTCGGAGAAGTGACAATGCCTGTCGAGAGTTTACCAGTTTGTGACGCACCCCTTCATTTTCGTGTCCTCCAGCAATATCTGCTTCTGCTGAGGAAATACCCCATTCTGACGAAGTCTGTAACGAG TGGCATCCTCTCAGCATTAGGCAATCTTCTGTCTCAGATTGTGGAGGCAagaaaaaaggccaaaaaaggAGGCCCAGCCAGTGAGATTGATGCAGCTGGAGCTGCACGATATGCCATTTATGG ATTATTAATTACAGGACCGGTGAGCCATTACTTCTACCAGCTTATGGAGGTGTGGATGCCCACCACAGACCCATACTGTGTAGTCAAACGTCTACTGTTGGATCGGCTTTTTTTTGCCCCTGgctttttgctgcttttctacTTTGTTATGAACATCCTGGAG GCTAAAGGGTGGGAGGACTTTGAAAAGAAGATGAGAAGAAGTTACTGGACTGCTCTGAAGATGAACTGGAAAGTTTGGACTCCCTTCCAGTTCATCAATATCAACTTTGTGCCTGTTCAG TTCCGAGTGCTCTTTGCCAACGTGATCGCCTTATTTTGGTACGCCTACCTTGCATCAGTGAGGAAATGA